In the genome of Chryseobacterium oryzae, one region contains:
- the lipA gene encoding lipoyl synthase: protein MENLVQDTTVQKPKWIRVKLPTGKNYRELRTLVDKYKLNTICQSGSCPNMGECWGEGTATFMILGNICTRSCGFCGVKTGKPLDVNWDEPEKVARSIKLMKIKHAVLTSVDRDDLKDMGSILWAETVNAVRRISPGTTMETLIPDFQGITKHIDRLVDVAPEVISHNMETVKRLTREVRIQAKYERSLEVLRYLKEAGQRRTKTGVMLGLGETKDEVFQTIEDIRNANVDVITLGQYLQPTKKHLPVKKFITPEEFDEFGDFARNLGFRHVESSPLVRSSYHAEKHIH from the coding sequence ATGGAGAATTTAGTTCAGGATACAACCGTTCAGAAACCGAAATGGATTAGAGTAAAACTTCCTACCGGTAAAAATTACCGAGAACTTAGAACTTTAGTAGATAAGTATAAACTCAATACCATTTGCCAGAGCGGAAGCTGTCCTAATATGGGAGAATGTTGGGGTGAAGGTACAGCAACTTTTATGATATTAGGAAATATATGTACAAGAAGCTGTGGATTTTGCGGTGTAAAAACGGGAAAACCTCTTGATGTAAATTGGGATGAGCCCGAAAAAGTGGCAAGATCCATCAAACTCATGAAAATAAAACATGCTGTTTTAACTTCCGTAGACAGAGACGATTTAAAAGACATGGGTTCTATTCTCTGGGCAGAAACTGTAAATGCTGTAAGAAGAATTTCTCCAGGAACTACAATGGAAACTCTTATACCAGATTTCCAAGGAATTACAAAACATATCGACAGACTTGTGGATGTGGCACCCGAAGTAATTTCCCATAACATGGAAACGGTTAAAAGATTAACACGCGAGGTGAGAATCCAAGCTAAATATGAAAGAAGTCTGGAGGTTTTAAGATATTTGAAAGAAGCTGGACAAAGACGTACCAAAACCGGAGTTATGCTTGGTTTAGGAGAAACAAAAGATGAAGTTTTTCAGACCATTGAAGATATTAGAAATGCCAATGTAGACGTAATTACACTTGGACAATATCTGCAGCCAACCAAAAAGCATCTTCCTGTAAAAAAATTCATTACTCCTGAAGAATTTGATGAGTTTGGGGATTTTGCAAGAAATTTAGGTTTCAGACATGTAGAAAGTTCTCCACTCGTAAGAAGTTCTTATCACGCAGAAAAACATATACATTAA
- a CDS encoding putative quinol monooxygenase, with protein sequence MNLHIVALFRIKENHLMEAVELFQKLVYATRKESGCLQYDLIEDSVNKGTFFLIELWESKEHHHIHDSVEHLVDFRKNISSILEESTQVYKGFKIY encoded by the coding sequence ATGAATTTACATATCGTTGCACTTTTCAGAATTAAAGAAAATCATTTGATGGAAGCTGTTGAGCTTTTTCAGAAACTGGTATATGCAACAAGAAAAGAAAGTGGATGTCTTCAGTATGATTTAATTGAAGATTCTGTAAATAAAGGAACTTTTTTCCTTATTGAGCTTTGGGAAAGCAAAGAACATCATCATATTCATGACAGTGTTGAGCATCTCGTGGATTTCAGAAAAAATATTTCTTCAATTCTAGAAGAAAGTACACAGGTATATAAAGGATTTAAGATTTATTAA
- a CDS encoding T9SS type A sorting domain-containing protein: MKTKLLLAAGLILGIQQVNFAQTDANGYTTVNMSMGNGYQNRVFFDLSSNTSISQAADTWDIAFYRNNAMDKGIKINDAKNVTVYQTSATPSSFDTVLPSQKSSWGSPIYNPDQTTRIQDGVFDSATLIPAGPMNFGWGTYDVATHKVLGQVVFVLDYGNENYYKFFINEFSGGYTFKYAQWNGTSWNATQTKTLANGTDDAFFNYFSFTTGDKVNNLEPQKTNWDFMFTRYYTNYTYPGGAMMYKMAGVIQNPSISIAKVQPETQATSTATLPASTSFSNIITSVGHSWKPATGAPYSDVVYYVKQGSDYYRMYFITNEGTATGNMYFKYKNITSTLGVKEIGKAANFGIYPNPTTADKKVTVLFDVKEKSDSKGNIEVFDMNGRKVYSAELTNNTGFYKQDISLSHLTSGNYLVKITYAGKTETKKLIVK, from the coding sequence ATGAAAACAAAGCTACTTTTAGCAGCAGGACTTATTTTAGGCATTCAGCAGGTAAACTTTGCACAGACAGATGCAAATGGTTACACCACAGTAAATATGTCTATGGGCAACGGTTATCAAAACAGAGTCTTTTTCGATTTATCTTCTAATACAAGCATTTCTCAGGCAGCAGATACTTGGGATATTGCATTTTACAGAAATAATGCAATGGATAAGGGAATAAAAATTAACGATGCCAAAAATGTAACCGTTTATCAGACTTCTGCTACTCCTTCGTCTTTCGATACGGTATTACCTTCGCAAAAATCTTCTTGGGGAAGTCCTATTTATAACCCAGATCAAACAACAAGGATTCAGGACGGGGTTTTCGATTCTGCAACACTAATTCCTGCAGGACCTATGAATTTTGGCTGGGGAACCTACGACGTGGCAACTCATAAAGTATTGGGACAGGTGGTTTTTGTACTCGATTATGGTAATGAAAATTATTATAAATTCTTCATCAACGAATTTTCTGGGGGATATACATTTAAGTATGCCCAATGGAACGGTACTTCTTGGAATGCAACCCAAACCAAAACACTAGCCAATGGTACAGATGATGCTTTCTTCAATTACTTTTCCTTTACAACAGGTGATAAAGTGAATAATCTTGAGCCACAGAAAACCAATTGGGATTTTATGTTCACCAGATACTACACAAATTATACTTATCCGGGTGGAGCAATGATGTATAAAATGGCGGGAGTTATTCAGAATCCAAGTATCTCAATAGCGAAAGTACAGCCAGAAACACAAGCTACTTCAACAGCAACATTACCTGCATCGACATCTTTTTCAAATATTATTACCAGTGTTGGTCATTCTTGGAAACCTGCTACTGGAGCACCTTACTCTGATGTTGTATATTATGTAAAACAGGGGTCAGACTATTACAGAATGTATTTTATAACAAACGAAGGTACTGCTACGGGAAATATGTATTTTAAATATAAAAATATTACTTCTACATTAGGTGTAAAAGAAATTGGTAAAGCAGCAAACTTTGGAATTTATCCAAATCCTACAACCGCTGACAAAAAAGTAACTGTTCTCTTTGATGTAAAAGAAAAATCTGACAGCAAAGGAAATATTGAAGTATTCGATATGAATGGCAGAAAAGTTTACAGTGCCGAACTTACCAACAATACAGGCTTTTATAAGCAGGATATCAGTTTATCTCATCTTACATCAGGAAATTATTTAGTTAAAATTACTTATGCAGGAAAAACCGAAACCAAAAAACTGATTGTTAAGTAA